From a region of the Corythoichthys intestinalis isolate RoL2023-P3 chromosome 7, ASM3026506v1, whole genome shotgun sequence genome:
- the LOC130918605 gene encoding FAS-associated death domain protein-like, giving the protein MMAAKLDIAANVIAENLGRNWRRLGRQLGLTETKLDSVSTRHPNDLDETARELLKEWRKNRGSEVCVKDLVRALRACHQNLTADKVEDAWMIPQ; this is encoded by the coding sequence CCAAGCTGGACATTGCCGCAAATGTGATTGCTGAAAACTTGGGTCGTAACTGGCGTAGATTAGGACGACAGCTGGGTCTGACCGAAACTAAACTGGATTCCGTCTCAACGAGACATCCGAACGATTTGGACGAGACTGCCAGAGAGCTGCTGAAGGAATGGCGCAAGAATCGTGGATCCGAAGTCTGCGTTAAAGACTTAGTTAGGGCTCTCAGGGCATGCCACCAAAATCTCACAGCTGATAAAGTGGAGGATGCCTGGATGATACCTCAATAG